From the Tachyglossus aculeatus isolate mTacAcu1 chromosome X3, mTacAcu1.pri, whole genome shotgun sequence genome, the window aaacgcATTTGTGGTGGGACAATTACAGATACTACTTCCTGATGTAATAATCCACATTTTCAGGACAGTAAAATTTATGTTTGAATGATTTTTAAACATTTCCAATTTGGGGATTGTGGTAGAACTGCAAAACTGATGAAACCGACTCctatctttctcagcacttagtatagtgctctgcatacaggctgcacttaataaaaatgattactactacttacaattaaatggggagacagacaaaaattatttctaGAAAATAAAGGCCATAGAAGGAACAAGGATAAAAGCCAAAAGCAGTACAAATGGACTAAGGAATgcaaaactctcccaagtgcttagaatagtgtccaGCAAAGTTCAgtggccttcctggattaagaaATACTACCACTCAGGGAAGGAGGCTGTGACACGGTTGGCTGGGTTACAGCTGAAAGAGGAGGGAACTTGGGCAGACTATCGAGTGGCACTGCTGCTCAGAAAGAAACTCAGACCCATTTCTCACTTAGCCCAAGCTGGGGCTCTGATATCACAGTCGGGAGCCGGGACCAGATACTGGAGCCAACCACAAATAGTTAAGCACTAAAGGACAGGAATAATATAAAATACATTAGTTCAGAGGGTGGCTGCGATTTGGGTGCTGTGAAGTATTtggaaggttgggggggggggggaagagttcctgaaggagatgagatttaaggaggtctttgaagatggggcaatctgtggtctggtggattccTGGCTGGGGAAACAGTCCAAGTGAGGGGATAGAGGTGGGGAAGTTGACAGTCAGGCACTGTTAGAAGGTGGGCTGGGGAAgaatgaaaagtgtgagctgggggaggattgggtgaagagagcatatatggaaatggggagagttggtggagagttaCCGACTCCCCCTGACGGTGTTGAAAATGAAATTAGAACCAAAACAGCTGCTCCAATTTCTTTACTGCACTACGTCATCTGCAGCAGGCATATTTAGCATGCTGAGTGTAGTGAAAACTCACTTTCCCTGTACTTCTTAGCTTCTACTCTTCAATTtacaattataaaaaaaaatgaaactctaGTTTCAGAAGAGCACAAAATCTTACCTGCTTTCAACACTGCTGTTGGACTTGGGatcattttcaaaaccctcccaAGCTGTAGCACCATCTCCAACAGACTGTTCCTTCTGCAAAATTTCATCTTCTGCATTGATGTGAGCAGatgttttttcctctctctcacctGCCTTGTCCCCTTGGTCAGAGACTATCCTGGGAGCTTTTTTTCCTGCACTGCTTCCCAGAGACCCTCCTGAGGTGCTTGACTCAGGTTCCagattccctctccatctcttggCACTGTAATTTTCCTCCTCATCACTAGACAGGGCATCATTCTGATTCACTCTGTTTAAATACTCTCGATTCCTAATTTTGGGTCTCACTACCAATTTAGATGAAGCTCCCACTTCATCTTTTCCATCACTGGCATTCAATTTATCACTGGTGCTCACAGGAGAACCAATGGAGACTTCCTCTACATTCATCCTCTGCCTTTTGTAGCTACAGCTAGCCAATAATTTCTTTGCATCCGCTTCCACTTTGGAAGTTGGCCACTGAAAATTTTGAGGGCCAAAATCCTTCTCGCTATTGGAATACTTCCCTAATGGCACAAGCCCTACTGCTTCAAAACCTTGGTTTAATCCAGAGGACTGTGGCGGTACACCATAGCAGTGGGTTTGCACACTACAGAAGGATGTTCCTTCATTTCCCAATTTAAATGAGATTTCAGGGAATTTCCCAGGATTCTCCTTCATGTTAGAAAGAGAAACCAGATTACCCTCATCCTCAGAGCTATCTGACTCAAAATAATCAATATCTTTCAACGAAATCACAACTGGATCTTTTGAAGGGCTACAATTTTCTGAAGAATCCTTAGAACTAACTTCAACATACGAATTTATTCCTGAGATCTCCCTGGATTGGACTAGAGAAGGCACTGGGGAGCTTCCCTCGGTTACTTGAGATGGAGCAATTTCAGATTCAGGAATTTCAGATTCAGCTACCTCTACGAAAGAGTCACTTAATATCAGGAATCCTTGAACCAAAGTACTGGAAGCTATAAGGGACAATGGAAGAGAATACATTTAGAGAAAACAAATCAGATAAAATTGGATCCAATAATAAATTATTCAAGGAGAGGTCTATACCGGCATCTTAATCTTACCACATAACCGAGTATAAAGGGGCCACATCACCTACCACCCTACATCTGCAATGAGCAAAATCTCCCTTACTTGCTCTGCTACATCTTCATTACATTTTTGGGCCCTGGTAGAAGAGTGGACCAGCCACTTTTGACTCATCTAATTGTATTAAGGCCACTTCtcatcctcactcacacacctacaagaaagaaaaatgaacccTACCAAAGGAATACtatgtttttaaaatattttcaaataagaGTCAAGAAATTGTTTTTTAACAACAAATCTTGATTAATTATTCTTGAAAGCTGTGTATCATAATATTTACATTCAAAACAGGAAAATCACACATAAAGATAACTATCTACAAAAAAATACTCGCTTAATTTGATGACTTTTCCTTCAGAGTTAAACCAAACTAAATTTAAATTGATGAGGAAGGAAAACCACATCTATCTAGCTTTTTATGAGAAGCTTgaggatgaaaaagaaaaatttcGATCACTTTTGGAAGACAATTAGAATGTTAGGAACTTGGCTATATTTCCATAATTGTGACCCTTCCCATTTTATTTTGCAAGGATAAACACACTAGGCACACAATACTATTAAaccttcaaaacagaactcctagtTACAAAAAGCTTAACGTTGTGTTCATTTATTGTCTTAGAAACCATAATATTGTGAATACCTATGCATTTTCAAAAGAATGTGTAAATCAATCCTAATATTAATTTGAATGATTATATGCCACGTACTTGTTGCCCTTTCACTCTGAACATCTTCTTGCCCGGGTTCTTCACATTCTTCGCACTGCTGACTTACAGGCCTTGCTTGATTGGTCAAAGTTGGTCTAAAGTTGACATAAGCAAATCTTCTTCCATACCTCCTGCCTGTAATGGTGTGATACCCTGATGTTTTGTTCAGGGAAGACTTGTCGCCTTTCATTCTTATTtctgaaagagaaaaatgaacaaACAACATGAAAATATTAGCTCAGTGAGAAGAAATTGGATCTGTCCCTTTGAAGCACTAGATagtcacatgtctaccaacgcataagttgtactctcccaagtgcttagtacagtgctctgaacacagtaaagagttcataaataccactgactgattgtgagcagggaacatgtctaccaactctgtcataccggACTctccaaaagtgcttagtacagtgctctacacacagtaagcattcaatatttgactgattgataagtaaACTGCCTGGAGGAATGTGATACCCTTTCTTATATATCTTGACGTAATCTAAAACAGCAGCTTCAAACACAAAAATTATATCAATCCGGAGCAATTAAATATTGTTGCAGCCAATTCAATGAAGTACCctctgattttgttttttaaacttaCTAAATATTTACTATGACAAATCATTTTTTACTTCCGATGGAATAATTGGAATCACTAATACTGGTGAAGCTGTTACACTGCCAAcaaagcatttctggacaatggggggggggggggggtgtagggAAAGATCCAGAAGTGTGCAAAAAAATGTCATTAAATATCTGCATCCCAAAGTCAGTATTCAAAGTAAATTTGAGATGAGGTATTCAGAATAGCTGAGATGGGGGACCATCTTGGTTTTGAGTGGCCATCAAAACCAAGAAAGGGGACTGAAAGCAGCTAAGAAAGGTGACATAAATTGGCTGAAAAAAGCAACTGGACAATTAAAATGGCCAAGAAAGGGGCTTTAGAGCAGGAAAAGCAagaattgtaccaagcactttgtatattgCTCAGCGGTCAAATACTATTGACTTAACTGGGTGAAAAAATTGaacagagacaaaaaaaaaaaaaatcaacaacaacaaaaaagtaggGGTGGCAAGAGAGACAAATAGAGAAAGAACAGCAGAAATCTCAGGATGACCACAAATTATTTGCAGATTTCAGCTAGTATTCACTAATGTGTGGTTTCATAAGGGTGAGAAAAATGTGATTTTGGGGGGGAAATGCTTATGTCTACTGGTTATTTGAAAATAGCAATGCATCTGGACAATACCTACTCCCTCCACAAATGTATAAATGAATGGTGAGATGGATGAATTACAGCAACTGAAATGTAACGCCTGTTCTTCATGATGTTCATTACATAGTCATTGGTAACTCAAGAAAAAAATAATCTTTAAAATTCCATGTAAGGAACTGCTCCTACATTCAAACAGGGGTGGAGAACTATCCAACACTATGACAAATAGTGAAGAAGTGTCTCGGCAAATGCCATcctgaccccgttgttgggtagggaccgtctctatatgttgccaacttgcacttcccaagcgcttagcacagtgctctgcacacagtaagcgctcaataaatacgattgaatactacAAATTACTCCATTATTGACCCCCAATCTGAAAATATGTAACCTGTCTTTTGACAGTACAGGAAGTTTAATTTTTCATCTCATTTTCTCTTCAGCTACAGCTGACCACTTGACATTGATTCAGATCCAAAGAGAACAATATTTTCAGTCGGTGGGAATGCATTAAATCTGTTTTAGCAACAAAAAGTGTTGATGCACTAAAGTTTTGTAATTAAAAAGCATGCCAAGCTTACAGGTTCGTTATCAATTTCGGTACACACAATCCATTTggccaaaatattttttttttctgttcctctAACTCCCTCAGCAGGACAATGGGAGCTGTAATggtactcatctttaaaatatagTTCAAGTAAGGTTATTTTCCATGAAAGCGGTATTAAGATGAGAGATTTCAAAATGGAAAAGGCTGGCGCTATTACCTTTCTTTGACAGGCATGCACACTActagaagtgcttaatacagtgctttgaacacagtaaccattcaataaatacaattgaatgaatgcaggacgTAACTGCAATTCTAATCCAGGTTGGCATAACTCCAAAACAAAGGGGGCACTgcagacagaaaggagagggtcTCGGACCCTGGCATGACCAGTGGCTGACATGCCTACCACCCCTTTTCCATGTGCTCCAGAGGTTGCTAAGACCCCTGTTGTCTTCTATCTGTGGCTCTTCTGGTTCCACAGCTCATTTTATAGCATGAACTGACAAAACCATCTATTTTCCTTTCAACTTTATCATGTTCTAGTTGTCACTATCATGGATAGTAATAGTTATTGGGGTTGACAGTAACAGAATCAATTGTCAATGAGAAAAGATCAATATAAAGATGGAATTGCTGGACTCCCTCTTTCAGAAGTTAAATTTAACTAATTTAAGTGGAACTAGAGAGTATTTCTCTCAAATTTTGGCCCAAAAGATTAAAGAAATAAGCCATCTGACATTTCAGTTTGCGTtattaaaactgtaagcttgcaTCCAGACCTTTTGAGTTAGATCAGCCAAGAGTCAGTGTAGCTCAATTTGTCCTTTTCGGCATTGCAAAGGCCGGAGGGGAAACCTTTTGATATCCTATTCActtgggcggggggcaggggatgcCTGATTAGTGTTTCGATCCTTCAGGGAGAATAAGCCACATTTAGTTTTTCCTAATCACTTCCCTCCAATTCCCCCAAACCTTCAATTGGCGCAAATCCCTTTTGGTAAATACCAAATCCTTGGGGACATTTAACATTTTTTCCCTTCAGTGAAACGCAATTTAACAACCATATCAGATGCATTTTTCATATACATTTTTGGCTACTTGCACGGACCTATCAAACCAATGAATTGTAGAATGGTTAAGTTCAAGTGAAATTCCTCAAGCTTTTCTAGAGCTTAGGAAGACTTGAACATTGCCAAAAGAGTTGTTTCATAATTACTAGGGTAAATCATACTTCACTCATTTGCTGGGGCTCTTTGAAGAGGGTCAATATTTATAAAGTCTTAGGGGAATCACTGGATTAAAGTATATTTATACAGTTGAGATGATTTTTAAGAGTTATGGGATTAGAGAGAATGTTCTATTATGTATAGAAAACTGTATAAAAGATAGAAAATAGAGAATATGGATAGACTCTTTTTAAAAATTAAGAGGAGTTGCCTTAGgccagtattgcctagtggctagagcatgggccttggaaatcaaaaggacctgggttttaatcccggctctgccactcgtctgctgtgttaccttgggtaaatcacttctctgtgcctcagttacctcatctgtaaattgggaattaagactgtgagcctcatgtgggacatggattgggtccaacctcattatcttgtgtgtaccccagtgcttagcacagtgcctgacgcacagtgcttaacgaataccattatatataaaaAAGGACCAGTTTAACATTTCCAATCATGATCTAGAAGGACTATGCAGTGAAGCCTTTCAGTGGGTGAAATGCCATGCAGATGGAGATAAACTGCACAAGTATCTCAGAAGGTTGAGTGGgtaggcagaaaagtggcaaatgaGCTTCAAGCTGAGCAATTTCAAGGAAATGGGAAAAGTAATCCACAGCAGAGCAATATAATAAGGACAACAttagttatgcacttactatgggccaggcactgtactaagcgtgatgGGGTCTAAGATATCAACCACAATTCAGGAAAGAGGTTTGGGGAGTCATTGTTAATTGCTCTTTCAACTCCATCAtccatgaatggcatttattaaaccacTTACTTacagtgtaaggcactgtactaagtgtttgggagtacaatagagtaagtagagacaatacttgccctcaaggagcttacaatctaatcacTCATTTAGCATTTAGCATGTGGCACTGCCCAAAAGGCCCAAACAAAATTCTGGGCAGAATCAGGAAggatattaaaaacaaaacacacagttTGCTATTATATAAAATCAGAGGAGTTCCACACCTAGGTTCATTTCTGGTAGCCACATCCATGCTAAACAGAGCTGGAAATGGTACAGAGATGGAACAGCTTTCATCTAAGGACAGACTACCAAAATTTGGAGTCTTCAGTTTTGAATCAATCACTGTTATTTGAgctctgtgtgcggaacactgtattaagcacttgggagagtccattaacagagctggtagacctattttctgcccacggtgagcttacagcctagagggcgagacagacaatacaaatacTGTTAAACTCTGCCCAGTCTCTATAGGATGAAAACTGAGCAGGGATCTGATTACAGTTTATTAAATCACAAaaggtacagatgaggaaaatatcaAATTATAGTTTACCAAACCCCACAACAGGGCTACAAGATACCATTTGAAATTTGAAGGTCCTAagttgaaaacaaacaaaaaagcagcCTAAATTACTTGTTATTAAATAAATTGTGCAAGTCTAAAATGCTGCTAAATTCAACaaggatttggaaaaaaaaatggggggtgTTAAAAGATTCATTGCTAAACTTAAGGGTGAATATGAGAGCAACCATTATGTTCTCCAAAATTCAATTATACCAATGTCAAAGGCAGAATTTCTGAACTGGCCTAGTATAGCATTGTCTATTGTCTTATGATGAGCTACTCAGGGAAAAGGGCTATGAAATAAGTGAAtatattaaatgaataaattatattcTAAACCATGTTCCACTTAGAGTGcacatgcattttttttccaatccAAAGACAAGAGGCTTACCTGTGAAACTTACCCTTGGAGTCTGGAACCTCATTAAAATACACAAATTTTCATACATCTTGTAAAGTAACTGTGCTCTTCTAGTTTTCCTGGTGCAAGGCCCCTTATGGGACTTAGTTTCAAAGCACACTGAGTCCTAAAAACAGCGTCAATTTACATTGCACACTTCACATATAGGGCTTATAGACTTAACCTGGGAAGGTCTAGCAGCTATAAAACTGTAGTTTTCTAAGCTAGTCCCCTGGGATCTGGACTACTGAATGCATTATCCAAAATGCAGTTTACTACTTGGGAATAGATTTCTCAGCAGAAGGATTAGGATCGGGTTTATCAAAGGTAGGTTCAGAAGATCACTATGTGGGAGGCAGGAATCATTATTCCTGTTTTGCggctggcctggagaagttaagtgtcacaAGCCATACAGTTTgccagtgggagagaagggaataaaaaggaaaaaaagaggtcATCAGAGGTAAGTTAGAAATCTCACCGAAGTGAGAATGGATGACCCTTTAAAAAGTGACTGATGTAGTTCAAACAAAGCAAAAATAGGCAGGCCAAAAAGGAGTACCTtacaagagatcaatcaatcgatggtatttattgagcacttactggtgcagagcactgtactaagtgcttggatagaccCCTTCACAgagctcactaggccatgctgattcccctgATAATATTACTTATTAttgggagaggcagcatggcctagtggacagagcatggtcttgggagtcagaaggaactggattctaatcctagctccgccacttgtctgctatgtgactttgagcaaggcaattaacttctttgtgcctcagttgcctcatttgtaaaacagagattaagactgttagccccatgtgagacacaccagattagcttgtatttaccccggtgcttagcacagtgcctagcacttagtaagcacttaaatgtcaataaaaaatacaattattaatacatatttatgattattatttatcatcattattacaaagcatttgatttattctgatatttcatcctggcatattCATTTCCTATATgatccctgttctttccactcctTCCACCATTAATATTTTGAATGTCTACCTCTCTATTACAgaataagctccttgcaggcaaggaacttgtcttgtgcttctgttgtacttttccaatacAATGCACAGTACACTGCACTCTGTAAGAGTCATTACTACTactcatgctttttttttttagtattaagcacttaccacgtgtcaggcactgaaccaagcgatggggtagatataaggtaatctggttggacacagtccctgacccacatgaggcacagagaagttaagtgacttctccaaggttaaacagcagagagaagcggggagctgggattagaactcaggttctttaactcccaggcctgtcctctttccactacaccatgctgcttctaatcagcGTGCAAGATCATGGCTTTCCAGAGTTTTTTACGGGCAAAAttttttcagttttttaaaaataagtgtTTGCTAGATAAAAGACCTTTAGGATGTAAAAATTTTTAATTGCATGCTTCCAACACCCtatttaaactgagagccccatgtgggacaaagactgtttccaacctaattaaaatGGACCTACCCCAGAATTAAGACTAGTGTTTGACatatatttagcacttaataccataaaattagaaattaataaaaattaaaattaaaaataaaaaaaattaaaatcacccaaaggtttttttttttttacttactgAAATTTGGATTACTGAGGAAAAGTGTTTAAAGAGATCCAGAAATAATACTAACCCTCAAAGAAGAATAAAGTCTCCAAATTTACCTGAGATCTAGTGTAGCGGAAGAAAAATAGCAGTCCAGATGGAAATGCTCTCACAACACCTCTCTGTGACTCTCCAGTCACGCCAATTCAGGATAAAGTACCTCTCGAGTATATTGATTTTGATTTCAATAGAAGAGACCTAGGATAAAGAGACATAAAATTCAAAGTTTAggaatctcctctaagaggtggGAAACATGTTTTAAAACATCAACTACAAAATCTGCTTAGGATaaataatgttgacattttaaAATACTCTAATGAAGCCTGGCAATAATTTATCTTACTACAGAAACATCATTTGCAGGGGCCAGAAAACAAGAGAAACCAGAAGCAACAGGACTATGATACTTGTTTCCATCAAGTGTGGTTTTGGCTGGAATTAACCTTGAATA encodes:
- the PJA2 gene encoding E3 ubiquitin-protein ligase Praja-2, which gives rise to MKGDKSSLNKTSGYHTITGRRYGRRFAYVNFRPTLTNQARPVSQQCEECEEPGQEDVQSERATTSSTLVQGFLILSDSFVEVAESEIPESEIAPSQVTEGSSPVPSLVQSREISGINSYVEVSSKDSSENCSPSKDPVVISLKDIDYFESDSSEDEGNLVSLSNMKENPGKFPEISFKLGNEGTSFCSVQTHCYGVPPQSSGLNQGFEAVGLVPLGKYSNSEKDFGPQNFQWPTSKVEADAKKLLASCSYKRQRMNVEEVSIGSPVSTSDKLNASDGKDEVGASSKLVVRPKIRNREYLNRVNQNDALSSDEEENYSAKRWRGNLEPESSTSGGSLGSSAGKKAPRIVSDQGDKAGEREEKTSAHINAEDEILQKEQSVGDGATAWEGFENDPKSNSSVESSSECIGTCNSECADMAVSVTKPEPPSLYAEENFESSSDESYETLSVQRQRESELLLSSDSEESPEFPTREELRISLEDVELTMLPSFEAAASNIEDESGSSIIGEFWGDDDFEDDISFGDDFDLEWRLLDEYESRYGIIPTFFPEESDILNYVTVQEHLNQAMEAAVAHLEHLISEGEQTCPPASRESLNLLPEIIVKAEQMAMELCCTICCQEFVENDVITKLPCSHYFHKACLIIWLQKSATCPICRYVLALQSSGGAAAAATSFTANDEAPGSASSTVAPSDRSRTSRDPGATASGATDPGAMAPGTTASGATASGATGSEAPGSKATGNQ